A region of Candidatus Roizmanbacteria bacterium DNA encodes the following proteins:
- a CDS encoding glycosyltransferase: MAENTAHFLSLIIPAYRQEKTIVENVLYVKKVLDTIRYDYEIIVVVDGMVDKTFEKLKKKKIPKVRVLAYKENRGKSYAIRLGMHESRGDYVMFLDSGMEIDPNGISMLLEHMEWYEADIIVGSKRHPASRVNYSLQRKILSFGYYYFVKLLFGVNVKDTQAGIKIFRKEVLKKILPRLVEKKFAGDLEILVVAKQTGFKRIYEAPIKLDYTLAELTSAATVRSIQGIFVDTLAIFYRRYIMQYYSRPRTLFKPPEKIIRVK, encoded by the coding sequence ATGGCAGAGAATACGGCGCACTTCTTGTCCCTCATCATTCCCGCATATCGGCAGGAAAAAACAATCGTAGAAAATGTGCTTTATGTAAAGAAAGTACTCGATACTATCAGATATGACTATGAAATAATTGTGGTCGTGGACGGAATGGTCGATAAAACATTCGAGAAACTGAAAAAGAAAAAAATCCCAAAAGTCAGAGTACTGGCTTACAAAGAGAATAGGGGAAAGAGCTATGCTATACGCCTCGGCATGCATGAATCACGAGGCGATTATGTGATGTTTTTGGACTCCGGGATGGAGATAGACCCGAACGGTATCTCGATGCTTCTTGAGCATATGGAGTGGTATGAGGCCGATATCATTGTCGGTTCCAAGCGCCATCCGGCATCCCGTGTCAATTACTCACTTCAACGCAAAATCCTCAGCTTCGGCTATTATTACTTTGTCAAGCTTTTGTTCGGCGTGAATGTCAAAGATACCCAAGCCGGTATCAAAATATTCAGAAAAGAAGTATTAAAAAAAATCCTGCCGAGACTGGTAGAAAAGAAATTCGCTGGAGATCTCGAAATTCTCGTTGTAGCAAAACAGACGGGATTCAAACGTATATACGAAGCCCCGATAAAGTTGGATTATACCTTAGCGGAGCTTACTTCCGCTGCGACAGTACGATCTATACAAGGGATATTTGTAGATACCCTTGCCATTTTTTACCGAAGATATATCATGCAATATTACTCACGACCCCGCACTCTCTTCAAACCTCCGGAAAAGATTATTAGAGTAAAATAA
- a CDS encoding M23 family metallopeptidase, whose product MKNNVIQLHIHLLTIIFILFFSPQAHAAEVKSYKVTDAREFVGDPYLPTILYHTTIPVPWKSGKVLLSMNPDGTGSADVGVQLEVYGSDTSKRFIYEGGCEEKPMPPLDITHLMGPKYPHLGYADSQVFIRYNRKLCANWIKENNVSKIYFNISPLYIAHFDDESEQVAPFLRLPWDYESTGTAFQQSAFSISSFFDHQYPLLSSGLAEPTEFEATITEFDGTKSQREYSSHDGYDWSRKADIVLNTPVLAAANGTATYKQWGNCGNMIMIDHGNGFQTRYCHLSSEDLITSGSPITVIAGQMIGRVGMTGKTTGPHIHFMVVQDKNNDGNFDDNIPDGLLDPFGWQGSEVDPWEGYSFEYNGLSRTGNKSHYLWTEKLAGGTYTLTADGKKYIVGDSTVEFPMQIVSHDMIVRFRELPPAPAVTVDDIVNGTLHNLSNRLRIELEDGFGNIIKTFDKYLTITIPVVSEDLSRYKKDTVSVYSSDDGTTWQKESSYFDGTTNTVRTEVNHLTDFVVMGERIDSVSPITTIQIDGTILNESYLPGAVISFSVIDGPAESLGVENTYYRINGEEMQVYTEPFMLEDEGMYEFEYFSVDLDGNEEHIKKSSITIQNPPPTPTPTPRATPTMTPLPTITSAPTKSPYPIVTDQPNKNKEKKQKKEKKKNKNPNKIIKQYYQYLIQYIYQYLFRY is encoded by the coding sequence ATGAAAAATAATGTTATACAATTACACATACATTTATTAACCATTATATTTATTCTTTTTTTCTCTCCGCAGGCACATGCAGCTGAAGTAAAATCGTATAAAGTGACTGACGCCCGGGAGTTTGTCGGCGATCCGTATCTCCCGACTATTCTGTATCATACGACAATCCCTGTCCCGTGGAAGTCGGGAAAAGTACTTCTTTCTATGAATCCTGACGGTACGGGTTCGGCAGATGTCGGAGTACAACTGGAAGTGTACGGCAGTGACACCTCGAAGCGGTTTATTTACGAAGGCGGTTGTGAAGAAAAGCCGATGCCGCCGCTTGATATTACTCATCTCATGGGACCGAAATATCCCCACTTGGGATATGCTGATTCTCAGGTTTTTATTCGGTACAACAGAAAACTGTGTGCTAACTGGATAAAAGAAAATAACGTATCAAAAATATATTTTAATATCAGTCCTTTGTATATTGCTCATTTTGATGACGAATCAGAACAGGTTGCTCCTTTTCTACGATTGCCGTGGGATTATGAAAGTACGGGAACGGCTTTTCAACAATCTGCTTTTTCAATTTCTTCCTTTTTTGACCACCAATATCCGTTATTAAGCAGCGGTTTGGCAGAGCCTACAGAATTTGAGGCGACAATTACAGAATTTGACGGAACAAAATCACAAAGAGAATACTCAAGCCATGACGGATACGATTGGTCGCGAAAGGCAGACATAGTTTTGAATACTCCCGTTCTTGCCGCAGCAAACGGGACTGCGACATACAAACAGTGGGGGAACTGCGGAAATATGATTATGATTGATCACGGGAACGGATTTCAGACAAGATACTGTCATCTTTCTTCAGAAGATCTCATTACATCGGGTTCTCCAATAACGGTAATTGCAGGACAAATGATCGGACGCGTCGGTATGACGGGGAAAACAACCGGTCCGCATATCCATTTTATGGTCGTTCAGGACAAAAATAATGACGGCAATTTTGATGACAACATCCCTGACGGTCTGCTCGATCCCTTCGGATGGCAGGGGAGTGAAGTAGATCCTTGGGAGGGGTATTCATTCGAGTACAACGGGCTTTCACGGACCGGGAACAAAAGTCATTATCTGTGGACTGAGAAGCTGGCAGGCGGGACGTATACTCTCACTGCTGACGGCAAAAAATATATTGTGGGGGATAGTACCGTCGAGTTTCCGATGCAGATTGTGAGCCATGATATGATCGTCCGCTTTCGGGAGCTTCCTCCGGCTCCTGCCGTTACGGTTGATGATATCGTGAATGGTACTCTTCATAATCTTTCAAACAGATTACGGATCGAACTTGAGGACGGATTCGGAAATATTATAAAAACATTTGATAAATATCTCACAATTACCATTCCCGTCGTTTCCGAAGATCTTTCAAGATACAAGAAAGATACAGTTTCAGTCTATTCCAGTGACGACGGCACCACCTGGCAGAAAGAAAGTTCATATTTTGATGGCACAACAAATACTGTAAGAACGGAAGTAAATCATCTGACTGACTTTGTAGTGATGGGCGAAAGGATAGATTCCGTTTCTCCGATAACAACCATTCAGATAGACGGGACAATACTCAATGAGTCCTATTTACCCGGCGCCGTTATCAGTTTTTCCGTAATTGACGGGCCGGCAGAATCACTGGGAGTAGAGAATACCTACTACCGAATCAACGGAGAGGAAATGCAGGTATATACAGAGCCGTTTATGTTGGAGGACGAAGGCATGTATGAGTTCGAGTACTTCTCGGTTGACCTCGACGGTAATGAAGAACATATAAAGAAATCATCAATAACAATACAAAATCCTCCGCCAACGCCGACACCCACACCGAGAGCAACACCTACAATGACGCCGCTACCGACAATCACATCAGCGCCAACCAAAAGTCCATATCCCATTGTGACCGATCAACCGAATAAGAACAAAGAAAAAAAGCAGAAAAAAGAAAAGAAAAAAAATAAAAATCCAAACAAAATAATCAAACAATACTATCAGTACCTTATCCAATACATATATCAGTATCTTTTCAGGTATTGA